One Setaria viridis chromosome 7, Setaria_viridis_v4.0, whole genome shotgun sequence genomic region harbors:
- the LOC117865000 gene encoding uncharacterized protein, translated as MEEQGQREIQLQLMLLPAPAGRGALRDVPTAPATAADNPQLDLNLSMSIGPRHPAAARTPPPPPRSSSLANENRRTPAAAAGARPQQKHQQQHALAAADARAVKQQAAEQARMACAERAYAERVRELARRELELAEREFARARAIWERAREEVERVERMKQIAARRLVGSASSAAALEITCHACMQRFHP; from the coding sequence ATGGAGGAGCAAGGCCAGAGGGAGATCCAGCTCCAGCTGATGCTGCTCCCCGCGCCGGCAGGCCGAGGAGCCCTCCGCGACGTGCCAacggcgccggccaccgccgccgacaacCCGCAGCTGGACCTCAACCTGTCCATGAGCATCGGGCCGAGGCACCCAGCGGCGGCGcgaacgccgccaccgccgccgcggtcgtcATCACTGGCGAACGAGAACAGGagaacgccggcggcggcggccggcgcgaggCCGCAGCagaagcaccagcagcagcacgctTTGGCAGCGGCGGACGCGCGCGCGGTGAAGCAGCAGGCGGCGGAGCAGGCCCGGATGGCGTGCGCGGAGCGCGCCTACGCGGAGCGCGTCCGGGAGCTGGCGCGGCGGGAGCTGGAGCTCGCGGAGCGGGAGTTCGCGCGCGCCCGGGCGATTTGGGAGCGCGCCCgcgaggaggtggagcgggTGGAGCGCATGAAGCAGATCGCGGCGAGGCGGCTCGTCGGCTCGGCGtcgtccgcggcggcgctcgagaTCACCTGCCACGCCTGCATGCAGCGCTTCCACCCCTAG